The stretch of DNA AGCGGCACCCGCGACTCGGCGGCCGCCCGTGTCGCCCCCGGATCCGCGGACAGCGCGTCCAGCTCGCGCACGCGGTCCGTGTCGATGCGGCCCGGCAGCACACCCACGACCCGGATGCCCCGGGGTCCCAGCTCGTCGGCGAGGGACTTGGCGAACCCGGCCAGGCCGGGCCGCAGCCCGTTGGAGATCGTCAGCCCCGGAATCGGCTCGTACACGGACCCGGACAGCACGAACCCGACGACCCCGCCCGGCTCCAGCTCGGCCGCCGCCGCGCGGGCGAGCCGCACCGCGCCGAGGAACACCGACTCGAACGCGGCCTGCCACTGCTCGTCGGTGTTGTCGGCGACGAAGCCGGCCGGCGGCCCGCCGACGCTCACGAGCACGCCGTGGAAGCCGCCGAAGTGCTCCCGCGCCGTCGCGATCAGCCGCGCCGGCGCCTCGGCGTCCGCGTTGTCCATGGCCACCCCGACCGCGTTCGGTCCCAGCTCGGCCGCCGCCTCCGCGACCCGCCCGCCGTTCCGTCCGGTGATGACCACCTTCGCGCCGTCGGCGACGAGCTCGCGCGCGGTGGCGTTGCCCAGTCCGCGCGTGGCGCCGGTGACGACGTACACCCGGTCCTTCAGTCCAAGATCCATGGCCCCTATCCTGCCCGGTCGCCGCGGCGCGGGGCGAGGCCGGTGGGGACGTCCCGCGCTACACCGCCGCGGGTTCCGCCTCCGGCGTCGCCTCCTTCACCGCCGCCTGCGCGCGCTCACGCGCCTCGCGGCGCAGCAGGACCACCCAGCCGACCGGGACGCCCGCCGTGAACAGCCACCACTGGATGGCGTACGCCAGGTGCGGGCCGATGTCGCCGTGCTCCGGATCGGGCAGCAGTTGAGGGCTGCCGCCCTGGGGCGCGGGCGAGGTCAGCTGGACGTAGCCGCCGAGGACCTGCTTCCCGAGCCGCTCGGCCTGCTGCGTGCTGCTGATCAGCATCACCTGGCGGTCGGGCAGGCCCTTGACGTCCTTGATGCCGCTCGCCGCGGTCGTCTCGTCGGGCATCAGCCGGCCGGTGACGGTGATCTCTCCGCGCGGGGGCGCCGGGATCGCCGGGAACGCCGTCTGCGAGGCGTCCGCGGGGACCCAGCCCCGGTTGACCAGGAGGATCCTGCCGTCCTCGAGGACGAAGGGGGTCAGCACGTGGTAGCCGACATCGCCGTCGTCGTTGGTGCGGCGGCGCACGACCTCCTCGTCCGCGGTGTCGAAGTGCCCCTTGGCGGTGACCCTGCGGTACAGGTCGGCGTGCTTCACGGTCGCGCCGGGTGAGGTCAGCGACTCGGCCGGCACCGGCTGCGCGGCCAGCGACTCGGCGATCACCTTGTTCAGCGCGACCTTGTGCTCATGGCGGTGCAACTGCCAGAAACCCAGCCGGATCATCGTCGGGATCAGCGCGATCGCGACGATGGTGAGGATCACCCACTGGCGGGTCAACAGGAAGCGGTACACCCCACGACGGTACCTCTGCGGCCGTGGGGTGTTTTCGGCAGGGGTGTCCTCA from Streptomyces sp. 6-11-2 encodes:
- a CDS encoding SURF1 family protein, whose protein sequence is MYRFLLTRQWVILTIVAIALIPTMIRLGFWQLHRHEHKVALNKVIAESLAAQPVPAESLTSPGATVKHADLYRRVTAKGHFDTADEEVVRRRTNDDGDVGYHVLTPFVLEDGRILLVNRGWVPADASQTAFPAIPAPPRGEITVTGRLMPDETTAASGIKDVKGLPDRQVMLISSTQQAERLGKQVLGGYVQLTSPAPQGGSPQLLPDPEHGDIGPHLAYAIQWWLFTAGVPVGWVVLLRREARERAQAAVKEATPEAEPAAV
- a CDS encoding SDR family oxidoreductase: MDLGLKDRVYVVTGATRGLGNATARELVADGAKVVITGRNGGRVAEAAAELGPNAVGVAMDNADAEAPARLIATAREHFGGFHGVLVSVGGPPAGFVADNTDEQWQAAFESVFLGAVRLARAAAAELEPGGVVGFVLSGSVYEPIPGLTISNGLRPGLAGFAKSLADELGPRGIRVVGVLPGRIDTDRVRELDALSADPGATRAAAESRVPLRRYGRPEEFGRTAAFLLSPAASYVTGVMLPVDGGARHGF